The following nucleotide sequence is from Fusarium graminearum PH-1 chromosome 1, whole genome shotgun sequence.
AACTACCCTTCTCCTCCCAACTTGagcttcatcctccatcGCCAGCTCTTCAACCTATACTCTAGACTGCAACCATGGCGGCCCCTCCAAAGACAGAAGCCCCGCCTGCGCCTGGcgcaacctcatcaaccccgCCGCCGCCTCCCATCGAGTACGCATACATGTACGAAAAGGACAAGAGCCCGTCCAAGTTATTAGATGCTTTATTAAGATCCATAAGTCGCCATATAGTATGCGCTCCCATTTTTGCTCGAATCCCTACAGTACAGGATCACTGTTTCAGGAATCGCATAACTAACCACCTTACGTCATAATAGATATTCGAGATTGGAGATAAAAATGTATGCCAACTTACACCAGATAAATTGGCCGCATTTTACAAGGCCGTTGGAGGCGATTACGACTGTGAGTTGTTTTTTACCACTATCGAGATATCTGTGCTGACAAGTTCCAGCTCTCTTCGAGATGCCCCACGAGTCTATCTCCTACATATGGCAAGTTACTGGATGCCAACATACTCTACAACCTACACACGACGATTTTGAACCGCCTTCAATACCCGCTCTCACCCCTAGAGGCTTCTCACGATGGGAATCTCTCGAGATCTTACTTGGACCCGAAGAACATGTTCCTTTCTTACAGTTCGCCGTCAAGAACTGGCAACTAAAACACCCAGAGACCGGCCAAGAGTTTCCCCCAGACCTACCCGCCACCGTATTCCCAACACAACCAGACGTCGAGGTGGACCGCTGGCACAAGTCGTGCGCCGACAAATTACGGAAGGAGGCGAATGCGCGGGAGAGGGAAGCGTTCCGGGAAGCTGCACGAGAACCAACTGGTCCTGGTGAACCTGGTGATGGGCCGGAACCCAAGTTCTACACTCACGTACGAGGTAGTGCATTTGCTGGGAATCGGGCCAGACCAGCGCCAGAACGGCCGTTGTACAATCACGTTCCGAGTAGACACGCAGGTGGACGACCAACCAGACCTTCGCCCGAGAGGTACGACAGCCGTGCCGACTACAGCCAACAACCTTCACCCGATGTCGCACCACACCCGCCACACCCTCCTCGACCATCAGATACATATCTTGACCCTAATGCGAAGCGGCCCCCTCCGGCAAGACGTCACAGTCAGCCCAGACATTACTCTTCAGATTCGAGCGACGAAGACCTTGTTCCTCCTCGTGCTAGGAGACGATCTGAAGTGAGCCCGCCTTCGCCAACGTCGCGTCGATACTCGCCGCCTATGAACGATCGTCCGCCTCCCGTTGCTAGTAACCCGCCACCGGCCTTCCGTCCTCATCGTAGTGAAATGAGAACTGACGAGTCCACCCGACGTCGGTCAACACATAGCCCTAGTCTTCGAGAGAAGCTTACAGAGAAGGTGTCAAACATACTGCCTAACGGTCTCAGCAATAATAATTCAGATCGCAACAGAAACGCGGCTCGCAACCCATCCTACAATACCGATACCTCAAGGGGGCGTCGAAGCCGCGACcgtcttcctccatctcgtctcagTCGAAGCTACTCTGACATCTCAGTGGAGTCATCTGAAGGAGAATCCAGCGACGAAGATCCCCGCCACAACAGAAGGGCTCGCGAAGATCGCGATAGAGAGAGGGAACGTGAACGAGAACGAGAACGCATCCGTGACAGAGGCCGGCAACGGGAAATCGACCgggaaagagaagaagaacggCGTGAACGGTACCTACGCCGACCAGAGATGGAGCGACGCACCAGCAGCCACGCAGATGCCGAGCGTAGACGCGAATACCCCGGATGGGATCCACGATCTGAGCGAAAGAGATGGGATAAGCGTGTACCACCTGAGGAGCGGGGGACAAGTCCCCTAGCAACACCAGGAAGACGGTATGCTGAGCCGGCTTACCCTTAAGCTGGGATATTAACTTGTTTTTAGACCCGTACCTGCATCGGGCGCCGGGAAGTGATATGAATGAACATTTTTAACAAGGATTTTTGGTAGGGCTTATTGGATGTAGCTAGGTACATATGGGCATGCAGTATGGCGTCTGGATAGAGGAGGAAGATAATGTGATTATGAATACGTATTATGGAATTCGATGTGAAGAGCAAATGCTTATAGTTGGTACAAGACATCATGTGAATATCATAGAACAAGCAAGCATGGAAAGAAAGATAAGAGACAGTGTTCTCCTGAAGAGAAATCATCAAAAGACTTGCAAACCTCACATAAGCTTGAAAGAAACTACCAAGGTAACCAGCCAAGTTGAACCGTGTTACTGTACACAACAAAACAGCTCCTTCAACTGACCAACCCCACGATTACGCCATAACCCCATATTTATAAAAATGCCGCTCAAATCACGGTAGCTAAGCCGAACTAGTAACCAGATACGGTCGGTTTAACACTTGGGATCTGGACCCCAACAACCGCAAAAGCTCCCCCTCCCGCTAACTAGCGAGCCAACGAGAGATTCCGAATTGCCATCAGGGGTCTGTCGtcaacaaaaaaaagagggaAGAAGGGATGTTCTGGAACTAGAAGGGTTACAGTACGGTTAACGGGCCGAGAGCTGAGAGAGACTCACGGACTGGCTCGCAGTATTGGAGAGAAATAAAGATTGGTATTATAGCGGTTCTGCATTCAACGACCAACTctctcttatgctttcatAAGATGTGTATAGTTCTCAACTATTGCTCCGCTCGTCCTTCGTCCtcaaagatcatcatcattcccATGCAGTGGAACCCTGTTTAGCCGCGGTTTACAACGGATTACAATGGCAATGTACATTACATGCATCACCCTCGAGAAGCCGAAGATCACCGCGTACAAGGATTTCATAAACAGATGTGAAACTCAGTTGGATAGCTAGATACAGCCGGAGACTGGCCGAGGATCGACTGGCTTTTGGGTGTGGGGGACCTGCCTACCCTTGTGAGGTGAGGCGTAGCTAAGCTGTAGAGCTCTCGccaacaaaaaaagaactggTTCGTAATAGGTACTGTAAAGTTTATGTATGgtctgttgatgttggagcTGGTGTCCGAAATATCTCGTCTTGGTTTAGTGTCTCttttgaagctgcagctcaCTCACAACAcatctctctccctcctcgATCCAATTTCACGCATATcttttctctcatctcacatattctttctctttctcccttTTCATTTCTACTTaccttttcccttttcacAATGAAGCCTTGTGCGTCTCTCCGCTTGAGGGCCCTTCGACAGGTCGCACCTAGTACCCGTCTGTCCCTCCCCGCTTCGGCAAGATGGCAGCATTCCCGGGCCATGTCGACTGTTGTCGATTATCATCCTCGGACATCGCAGCCGCCTCCTCCCCCAGCTGGAGCCAatgaagctgctgagaagcagAGGGCTGAAAAGAGGAACCAGATTCTGAGGGAGGCTGTCACGTCGACTCAGGTTCGACATGATTGGAccaaggatgagattgctGCTATTTATTATCAACCTGTCCTTGAGCTGGCATACCAAGCTGTAAgtgtcttttttcttgaAACTTTGTCATTATTATGCTGTCGGTTTTCAAGACTGCGGATTTGATTCCAGATTCCAATCACTCGATAGCGGAACAATATCACAGATTGCCACGGCTAACACTCAACCAGAGCACCGTCCATCGTAGATGGCACAACCCCTCCGAAGTGCAACTCTGCACCCTGATGAACATCAAAACAGGCGGTTGCACCGAAGACTGCTCCTACTGCGCTCAATCCACCCGATACCAAGAAGGCACCGGAGTCCCCGCCAAAAGAGTCGAGAGTGTTGAGAGCGTCCTCGCAGCGGCGCGAATCGCTAAAGAAAAGGGAAGCACTCGCTTCTGCATGGGCGCCGCGTGGAGGGACATGCGCGGACGCAAGAACAgcctcaagaacatcaaggccatggtcGAGGGCGTCAAGGGCATGGGAATGGAGGTCTGCGTAACGCTGGGCATGATCGACGCGgagcaggccaaggagctcaaggcgGCAGGACTCACGGCGTACAACCACAATGTTGATACTAGCCGAGAGTTTTACCCCAACGTCATCACGACGCGCAGCTACGACGAGCGACTGCAGACACTGAGTCATGTCCGTGATGCTGGAATTAATGTCTGCTCTGGTGGAATTCTGGGTCTTGGTGAGAGCAGCGAGGACCGTGTTGGTTTGCTCCATACCGTCTCGACGCTCCCAAGCCACCCGGAGAGCTTCCCCGTGAATGCCCTGGTTCCTATCAAGGGTACACCACTTGGTGACAGACCGATGGTGGAGTTTACGAGCATGCTGCGGACCATCGCGACGGCGCGCATCATCATGCCGTCGACCATCATCCGCATCGCAGCGGGTCGCAAGACCATGTCAGAGGAGAAGCAAGCGCTATGCTTCATGGCAGGTGCCAACGCCATCTTTACGGGTGAGAAGATGCTGACGACCGAGTGTAATGGCTGGGATGAGGATGCGGCCATGTTTGGTCGATGGGGTCTGGAGCCCATGAagagctttgacaagtcgcCTCAGCCGGCACCCGAGACGAGGGTTCTGTAGACCTGGTTATGATTGTGTAGATGAATTATAAATCGAAATCGTAATCCCGGTATCAAATGTCAATGTCGATCATGTTGGGGAACTTGTTCTCCGGCTGCAGTTCCCGGAGACCGGCAACGTTCCGGGTTGGTTATGAGTGTGTGTGTaaaaaagagcaagggtTTTTGACGTCTGAAGCAACATCACGTTGGTAGAAGGGATGATAAGTGAAGAGGATAGGATGTGGTGGAGCTCAGTAGAAAGTCGGGTCGCTTGGCACAGCGCGTGACTCGCAGAAATAATTGAGGGTAGTGTCAATCTCGTGACGATCTGGCACGGGAGGATAGATATGATGAGACATGAAGTTTTGAGTTTAAAATGCATGCGTGATGATTTTGTTAATTCAGTAGCTTTGTACTAATATTAGCTGACACTCAATTACCTCGCTCTTAAGCTTTCGGGCCGCAACAGTACCTTTGTCGTTGATTGAGAAGTTGTTATTTCTGTACCGTCCAAGCGTTGACAAACTGGTTACACATTTACAGGCACAGACATGTACAAGACACAggcacaaacacaaacacaggCACTGCACAGACTTGACAATCAACAGTCTTGGGGTATCACAACATGATGGACAGTTTTAGGGCAGCCTCTGTTATTTTAGTAGTGTTGGTTAGTATTATTATACATATAGAAACTATACATTATTCAGCACCTGACCGCTCACTCTCCTCTTGTTATTATTCTCACTTTTACTCCTCTACACCCTCAACTTGGACCCCAGGCACATTAGGTCCCGGCCTCAGAATCAACAAGAGCCTATCAAATACTTCCGCTACAGGCTGTAGCCTCCCGAAGGGGACCTGGGACTGGTCCCTGACTTGTCCTGGGCCGCCGCCTAAGCCATGCGCTGCACGCCCCTCCCTCCACATCCTTTACACActccatctctttccttcCCTGACCTTCTTGTCCGTCCTTGTCTCTTGCTCCCGATGGATTCTTGTCCAATGCATTTTCATTTCGTTTCAATGCGTgcataccataccatacctTAGCTtagtcttgtcttgtcttgtgctTTACATATAACTTGCTGTCCCTCTCCCTTGTCCCACGAACCAactctctctttctcctcttttcccTTGCTCTTTGCCAAAAATCTTACGCTTAAACTCGTCCGCTAAACTAAACATTCAGGCACGCATCGAAAGATCGTCCtacaaaaaaaagaaaaaaagccaaCTCGGCTTTGCCGTCCCTGCCTAAAAAGTCGTATCGTGCTTTCACCCCCGCCGAGAACGCCCGAACAAGCAAATTCCTAAAAGGCCGACCAATCTCGATTTTCAAAATCAAGGTCACCACTTCTTCAGCCTGCCAGGTCACCTCCTGCCACGCATTCTAACTTTTGGCGACGTCTCCTCTCGTCTACTCGAAACAACTCACACTATATCCATCGCCGATTGCGACGCCGAGAGATTTTCTTCTGCTATCTTCTCTTGACCGACAACGGGTTTCACGACGACAAAAACCCGAGAATCATTT
It contains:
- a CDS encoding biotin synthase produces the protein MKPCASLRLRALRQVAPSTRLSLPASARWQHSRAMSTVVDYHPRTSQPPPPPAGANEAAEKQRAEKRNQILREAVTSTQVRHDWTKDEIAAIYYQPVLELAYQASTVHRRWHNPSEVQLCTLMNIKTGGCTEDCSYCAQSTRYQEGTGVPAKRVESVESVLAAARIAKEKGSTRFCMGAAWRDMRGRKNSLKNIKAMVEGVKGMGMEVCVTLGMIDAEQAKELKAAGLTAYNHNVDTSREFYPNVITTRSYDERLQTLSHVRDAGINVCSGGILGLGESSEDRVGLLHTVSTLPSHPESFPVNALVPIKGTPLGDRPMVEFTSMLRTIATARIIMPSTIIRIAAGRKTMSEEKQALCFMAGANAIFTGEKMLTTECNGWDEDAAMFGRWGLEPMKSFDKSPQPAPETRVL